CACAGGGTCTGATAATCAACTTACACAGGCTGCATGTGCTGGACGCCATGAGTGTATATCGCTTTCCCAATATGCTCCGCCAGCTTCCCTGATCGGTGCCCCAAGGAATCCACATATTTGGCGGCAAGTTCCGAGTGACCAATTCCCAGCGCAATGGGCGTAATTCCACGACAAATATCACTGGCGATGTGTCCTAACGGTGGAGCTACAATCTCACATAGTTCACTCACTTGGCTGCGGAGCCTTTGATTCTCAGGGCAAGCTCGGTATTCATGGTACAGGTCTTTTAGGACTGCCATCTTATTCTGCAGTTTCCCATCCTTGGCGGTACTGAGTAGCAGAGGGCCATAGAAGGGCTTCGGTACCACCAAAGCAACGGGGTGTGCATACTGCCGGCCCATAACTGAGCCTACGGGCCCGCTCCCACACCTCGGGCCTGGGCCCGGTAGTCGAGTTTCTGAAATGGGCGGAACATCAGCCTGCAAGTCGTACGCAGAGAGAGACTCGTCACTCTCCGCCCTCAGAAAAATAAGGTTGCCATCTAAGTCGTTAGGTTGAAAAAAATGAAGTTCCGACACACGTGGATGCGAAAGATTGGGATAATCAACTCTGTGCGAGGAGCCGTGGTCACCGTCGTCTCTGATGCCAGTTATCTTGTACCGCACGAAGGCAAGAAGTATGATGCAATTGCTGGCATTGCAGAGCCTGCGCAGTTCGGCCACCTTCACTTTGTCGTCTGGTCGTAGAGTGTTGAATGCGAAATCCACATCAGAGTCTGGTTTAGGCAGTTTGTAGAAGACAGCCGGTGGCAGGGTTTGCTCGCAGTCTGTCACTCTGGAGAACCAGGCTGACGGCGGCAGCCCTTGACCACGAAGACAGTCTGTTCGGTGTTCGGCGAACATTGTCCATCTCGTAAGCGCGTCTAGAAGCTGATCTGCACATAAATGTCTATACAGCAGAGCCTTGTTTGACGGCCTATGCACCACGCTATAAGTGAGAACAACCCGGTACCCCGACGTCACCGGAGTGCCTCGTGCGAGACCTAACATAGAGAATATCGTGTATGAAAGCTGAAAGGCAGAGTTGGTGGATGTTTTAATTGCCTCTATTTGGTCGCTGTGCGAGACCATAATGTCACCTCCCTCGTGCTTAGACGGAAGACATATCGCCAGCGTTCCAACATGCTCTTGATATTCTGAGTCGTTGCGCGGCCGGGTTTCGGGCATAAAGAAGGATCCTTCCCTGAAGGCAATGAGCTTTTCAGGTCTCACTCGCACATCGTCCGGCTCTGTGATCCCAAGTTTGGCGATTCCTTTCTTTGCAAACAAAGAAACCTGTCTGTGCCATCTTGGGTTCCTGCACAAAAACTGCCCATCGTCAAGCTCATAACTTTCCGCCGTTTGCCCGTCCAATAAAGCATGCTCGGGGACAGGCCGGCGGTGGCAGGCACGCAACATGGCTTCTGCGGCATCTGGGGTCACTGGAAGACCAATTGGACCAATTCCCTGGATCTCCAGTCCTGGATTTATAGCCGACTCGACAGACTCACTCGCAAAAAACGGTCCAGTCGTTTCCACCTTGTCCAAAAGGCGTCCGAATCCAACACTGAATGCACGCCGCGACACGAACAGCGGGCCCGCAACACCTGAATCCCAGGGTTCTACCCTGTCGCTTGCTGGTTCACGGCTGTCGGTCTCGTTGCCTGTCTGGTGCTGGTCGTGTGGGGGGATGTTCCATAGTGCCTCCCTGGACGTCTGCCCTGGACGCTCTTTCTTGACGGGTTCTTCCTGGGTGCGCTCCTGCGTCCCGGAGTCTGGTTTGGTAGCGACTGATTCCGGCTTTACAGCGGGCGACACGTCAGCATCAGAAGGGCCAATACTCCCCAGACGTTCTTCCTTGACGGGTTCTTCCTGGCTAAGCTCCTGTGTCCCGGAGTCTGGTTTGGTAGCGACTGGTTCCGGCTTTACAAAGCGCGACACgtcagcagcagaagggcCAATGCTCCCCAGACGTTCTTCCTTGACGGGTTCTTCTGTACTGGGTTCTGACTTGATATCCCGCCGCTCGCGCTTCGCAGGGCGCCCAGCAGTCGCGGAAGGAGCCATGCTTCTGGGGTCAAATGTCGCAGCACCGCGCTTTCTCTTGCTTGCAAAGTGCCGAACGCGGCGCGGGCCAGTGTTATTTCCTTTTTGGGACGCGTCACGCGTCGTTGGTCACATGGCTCGGATCGATTGTCGAGGGCCGATGCATACAcagatattaatattgaGGAGTAGATCTAGGTAATGTTCGACACTATGGTATTTCCGAGAATAATTATGATGCTGGTAAGGTTCtgaagctggtcttggaaCGCTTGTCCAATATCGGCAGCAAATCCCATACCCccactatatatataaattgGTCTTCTACTTTGCCGGGCTGGACCCCATATAACTTTTCCAAATTTCGTACTGATACTAGCTATATACATAATTGAATTTGAACAGAGTCTGTAATTACAATATTGTAGGAAAGCCCATGAATGAAATAAAAACCAAAGCATGCTCGAAATGTTTTTATGGCCTGCGACGACGAACCACATCTGGGCCCCGCCAGTGCAAACGACCCAATTTGCGGGTAACAGTAGATGCTTGACTCTCCAGGTAGGATAGTTCAAAATTTACAACGACCGAACAATAAGTTGGGCGAATATCACCGGCTTTTCCActtcgctgctgctcgcGACGCGAAACCGTCACGTATACACGTGCCAAGTGCGCTTGATGCCTGATTGCAAGGCATAAATATTACGTGATCGCATGCAACTAGACCTGAACTGGCGGCAGTGCAGCCTTGATGCCTGTTAGGTAAGGCAGAAGTTCGCATCTGAGCATACGGTATACCACGCTCGTTCACAAGAAACATGGGCATTTGGTATCTATGATACTAGATAGACAGGATAAGACGGGATAACTAGCTAGTGGTATATAGGCGTCCTACTATAGTGCTTGATATGCCAACATAAAAGACCAATGGTGGTGAATCATATTTTAACTGAACGCAAATATAAAATGTAACACATTAAATTCGAGGGTatctcaacttctcctcaacTCATTCAATCAGCCATcacatcatcgtcgccatcatcatcatcattgaactcatcaaactcATCCCCCGAGTAATCCCCCAACTCACCATGCTCAAAAATCCCACCATGGTCGTTCGCCATATGGTCATAAATCCTGTTCTCAGGAACCTTCTCCCCACAGAAGTAACACCAGCAAGTACCGCACCCCTCAACAGGACAAGTGATATGACCACACCCTGCGATCTTCTCGGTCATAGTCCCGCACGTCGGACACGGCTTTATCTTCTTGATTTGAGCAGTATCGCGTTCAGTATTTGTATCAACTCGAGCTAGCTGCGCCTGCTCCTGGCACTCCTCGCACGTCCAGTCCTGCAAAGTCGGCGGTGTCCCCCTTGCACAATCCCTTTCCAGGAACTGCTTCGCCGTGGAGCAGCCGACGCACCATGCATAAATCCAAGTTCCGTGGTTTTGGATAGCCATATTCAAGTCTTTCACCGTATGAATCCCTTTACCGTATTTCGCTAGGGTCTGCGGGGCCGGGAACCTTCGACAGAATGGACAAGCCAGGGTAGCAGGGTTGATGATTGAGCCCGGGTCATTGCCGCCGTACCATGAACCTGAGCAGGTTGTGCAGATTCGCTGTAGGCACCCTCTACGACCGCAGGCGGGATTCAAGGCGGAGGGCCAGAAGGAGTCGAAGCACAGAGAGCAATGCACCCTCGCCGACTTCCGGCGGTTGACAAAGTGTTTCAGGGTTGAAATTAGGTGGTTCGTGTTGCGGACTTGCTTTCCACGCTGTGTTAGGGGCACATCCTGCGCAGGGAAGAGCGAGATACGGCGCATGAAGCCGTCCGTGCCCATTGTTGATACTATGTGGAATGGGGAACGGTTGGTGAAGGGGGACTCGCCCGGCTTATCGGAGTCCTCTGCTAGCCATGACATGCCGTTCTCGACGCTAAGGGCCTTGGCTGATGTTTCGAAGTCTTCAGTTGTTTGGCGTCCGGACTCGCATGCGGTGCAAACGAACTGCGATGCATCGAATGTGGACGGCCGATATTCCTCTGGCCAGATTATCCTGTTCGTACACTTGTTGCACTCGACCACCGGCGCGGTCAGCGAAACTCCAGTGGCTTTCAACCTGCAGTAGTGACACTTTGGACGATTGATCAGCCCTGCAACATCGTATACCACATACTGCGCTCTGCATGAAGGGACTCTGCATTCCACCCAAGACATCTTTGACTGGGCGTTGTCCGCATAGGATACTCCGATATCAGTGCTTTTCGACTTGCTAAGCAATGCCCCAAGACAGACACCACATTGGCTATTGGGGCCCATGAGCGTCACTGACCTAGGATACTGGCATGATCGACAGGTCACTACAGCGCCCATAGGAACGACGTCTTTGTTGGGCTTCCAAGGGATGCGAGCTGTTAGAGGAGCATCGAGGTTGTGTTCAAGTGTTTTGAAGGCGATCAAGCGCTCGAATAGCATTCGATCGGACTCgttgaggaggctggtcTGGCATGCAGTTTCATCTTTGTGAGCATTCTGGTGTGCGGAATTGGCGTCAAGCAGAAGACCCATGCAGCTGCTTGCGAATGTCTCAGGCACTTCAATGTTGTTCCATTTGTCATTGTAACTGAGCAGCTCGCGTTCAGCGACATCAGCGAGAAATGGGATACCCAGGCGGATTGTGAGTGCGGCGAGCAGCGCGGCGGCCCTGGGCGTCAACTGAGTGCCAGGGTTTATGGTGTGAAGCATGATCGTCCAGAACTGATTGCCGTACTGCTCAGAGGCCAGAGCAATCGGAATGCATCGGGCCTGGCTGGTATCTGATTTGGCGATGTGCTCTGGCATGTCTTTAGCGTCCTTAACGTAGGTGATTCGGGTCAGAATACGGCCGAGACGACGCAGGATGCGAGGGTCGCAAGATCTGGAGATTTCCAGGAGCTCTTTTCTCGTGAGACTCTCAATGGGTGCATCTGTATCATTTTCGTCCTGATACTTGTTGAAGTTCACCGTCGGATCCAGGAAGACGCAGGGGAATTTCTCGGCTTCAGGTACATTGTCAATGATAGCCTGGATTTCTGAAATGAAGTTATACGACTCGTCCAGCCACTCCTGCATCagtgccttcttcttttcgtcaGTGATTTCTCCGACTGCCTTACTGAATGCATCAAGAAGGTCCTCTCGCTTATCGTATGTCTTGTCCTTGCAAACAGCCCTCCACAGCGAGCCGAAGACTGGGTTGATAGCAATAGCAACGATGTCCTCCTTCATTATGCGCATCAAGTGCTGTGAGGCAACGTCCCGGTAGGCCTCGTCGACAGCCCATCGATCCGCCGGGTTCTGCGCAGGTGTGGACTTCTTGGGCAGACGCTGCTTGATGACGTCCGTGGTCAGACGCACTTCAGCGATGTTATCCAGCACGTTGGTCTTCCGGGTGTAAGGAACAGGGAAGAATCGACGGGTgttctcgtcttcctcgtccttgaGGGCGTGCATCCCCTCCGTGGAAACGTAGGAAGTCCAGTCACCAATCGCATCAAAGTCGGGATTGTGCCTGTCGCCGTTGTCCTTCTCGACACCCATCCATGCCAGAAGCAGCTCTACGGATGCCTTTGAGATCGTGCCTGGTTCCCGATCCACCAGGTGAATACAAGCACCACCGGTCATTTCACACAGATAGTTGTAGTAGGTGGCGTCGTCTCGAGCCATATGCGGCGCTAGAAGTGCAAAAACCTGGGCGTTGTTCTGGCCATCACGTAGAGTCTTTGCAGCAGAGACCCAGTCGAGGAATAAGGACCCGAATCCGCCGTACTTGAACGACACCGACAGCCCATTCATCTCCGCCTGGGCATTGCTCTTCCAATGGAGGCCAGGGGCATTGGTATGAGGCGGAGCATCGGTGTAGAAAAGAATTAACGTCTTTGCATCTGGTCGCATGGATGAATAGGCCTGAGCTAGGGCTGTCTTCGCTGCCTCGGGGTAGTCCCCGCCGGCCCTGGCCTGTAGCTTCCTCGCGAACGCCACGATATCCGGCTGCTTTTCAGGATCTGCACCAGACTCGAGGTCCAGCCATTCTGAGAATTCCAGTAGAATTCCGAAGCTGGAGTAGTCGCGGTATGCCAGGACCCCGACGCGCGAAAAGCACCCAGTAAGtgctgatatggatatgatCTGGGGCAGAGATGTATTCAGAGCTGCGAGATAGTTTGTCATGGACGCCGTCGCGTCGACGATCAGGAGAAGATCATGTTTCTCCATTGTTGGTGATGAGAAGATGTTAATCCTCAGAATCCGAAGAGAGGGCGCCTGCGCTTTTATGTGCCTTCGTCCCCGGCGCCAACTGAGTCACCGCGATTGGCCCTCACCTCTTCGTCGATGTTGCGCATCCCTCAATACGAATGGTGAATATTTGATCCATATTCACATTTATTATTTCTCTACTCGTGGTCTGATTTGCTAATTCGTTGTGTCACCTTTCTCTAATATGCACGTGAGTCATCCAGTCACCAGTGCCCTGATCTGATATCCTGTTTGACTCATGATCCGCGGCTCTAAAATGAATGGACCAATCAGTCTGCAGGTCGGAGACTCGAATAGGCAAGGCGATTGCTGCCTTGTACAAGTCACCTAACAGTGGCTGACGTTGGGGGCCAGGCCCACAGTGAGGCTGAGTCGGCGGTCATAAAACAGAAGCAGCGCGTCTTCCACTCCAGCCTCATTCAACATCTGTACAaatctccatccacccatGCCCCGGCCTCGCAAACGCCATGGAGAACAAACTGACCCTGGGTGAGCTCCCCGCAGAGCTCATCCTGGACATCGGCTACGACCTGTCCACGGGCCATCTCAACTCGCTCGTGCGCACGGCAAAGCGCCTTAACGCCCTGCTATCGCCTCGCCTCTACCGTCTAGGCGCTGAAGTCGCAGGACGCAAGTCACCGCTTATATGGGCCGTGACCAACAACCGGGTATCTGCCGCCCGGCGGCTGCTCGAGCAAGGCGCAGACCCAGTCTCACAAGCAAGGGCGCCTACAACTGCTTTACACATGGCAGTCAAAGGGTTACGTCTGAGTATACTCCGGATGATCCTCCGGCCAGGTGTAAAAACTTCTGTCTTGGACGGGACGGATCGCACGCCTCTTCAATACGCGGCCGTGCACCCGAAATTGGGAGCCCTCGAGATCATGCTGGACGTCGCGCCTGCAGCGTATCCAGACGAGAATGGAGACTGGGCCAGGGCGCTGGAGATGGCAGTGCGTAAGAAGCGCTTGCGCCATGCTCGGCTACTCCTCGAGACAGCTGCAAAGAATATCGAACGCCCGGCGCAGAAGGCTCCGGAGACCATAATGCTGATTCCAGCCCGCGCAGGGGACCGTGCGATGATCGAACTTCTGGTCCAATTTGGCTGGGATAATTGGGGCGGAGTTGGGTCTACCGGGAGCACGCCTCTACATGCCgctgcggaggaggacgatgaggagatcGTTAAGATGCTGATTGAATATGGATCAGACGTCAATGCTGTCGATGCCAACAACGCAACACCCCTGCACATGGCGGCACGCAGACGTCGCTTCAAAATCATGAAGgtccttctcgaagctggtGCGGATGTTAGCCTCGTTGATGTGAGTCAGGATACAGCGCTACATCTCTGCAGCCGTGGGGCTGAAGACAGTAAACCCGGCCCTGAACTGCTTCTCGACTCAGGAGCCGATATTCACGCCAGGAACGATGTTGGGAATACGGCCTTACATGTAGCAGCTGAAGCTGGTGCGCACCTATCGATTGTCCAGCTGCTAATCGAACGCGGTGCCgacatcaaggccaagtcCAATAATGGAAAGACGCCCCTCTTCATGGCTGCTGATAGAGGGTCCCTTCCCATTGTCAATCTTTTGCTTACTTGCGGCGCCCATATTAACACTGAACGGAGTGGAGAGTGGTGTCCCTTAGCCGTGGCCACTCAAGAATACCATACTCATCTCATTCAGCCTTTAGTCGATGCTGGATTTGAACTCAACCCCGTGGGCCGGTCACCATTGATGTTGGCAGCCGAGAATGGCTATGCGGAACCCATGCGAGAACTCATCCGACTCGGTGCCGATGTCAATCACACTGTCTCCGAAACGACCCACTGTTCGCCGATTGACCTGGCCATTAGCTCTGACAATCTGGAAGCCGTCCGGGTTCTCCTTGAAGCAGGCGCGCCTATCGACAAACCAGGATACCACGGAAACTCAATTTTGCACGCGGCTATACGCGTCAATACGACGACAGAGATTGTCGAGCTCTTAATCCAGCATCGTGCCGATGTCCACGGCGTCGAGGGGTTCAACCGGAATGCTCTGCATACGGCCGTAGGCTCCAGAAATAGGAGTCTGATCCCGGTTCTAGCTACTGGCGGAGTCCCGATAGACGGCCCCGATGCCAACGGCAACAGGCCCCTCCATCTAGCCGTTGAACATAGGGGTCTGTCTTGCAGGGTTGTTGAACCCCTCATCGAGGCCGGAGCCAACGTCAACGCTCGCGGCGCCCAAGGCCTCACAGCACTGCATACTGCCATTAAAAAGGCCTGCTTCAAAGCACGCAAGCTACTAATCACGGCAGGGGCCGACGTCGGAGCCGAAGACATCCTAGGCCGTACACCACTGCACGTCGCCGCAGCACGCGGCCACAAACCTACCTTCGAACTGATCCTCGACGCAGCGAGACAGAGGTCCATTCCCCTAACAACCCAATCCGCCTACGGCCTCAccgtcgtcgaagaagcagccgcagccggaAACGTGAATATCCTCGACATGCTAGCAGGCGAGAACCTCGACATCACCGGCTCAAACCCAACACATAACGGCAACCACCGCGGCATGCCACCCCTGCACATGGCCACAATCTACGACCGCGACGCAGCAGTAAAGCGCCTCATCGGCCGCGGCGCAGACCCGCACGTCATCGACGTCTACGGCCGCACAGCAATGGACTGGGCAATGTTGCACCAGAACAACAAGCTTATCTCCCAACTCCACAGACATAACTTCATCTACGCCCCGCTCACAACTGAGGCCCGGACCGCAGTGCTAAAGGAGAGCATCGTGGGCCTGGCGCGCCGTGTTCTCGATAATGTTGCAGCGGTGTTCTACAGGCTGGGCAAGTGTCTGCAATACATGGATAACATG
This region of Aspergillus puulaauensis MK2 DNA, chromosome 5, nearly complete sequence genomic DNA includes:
- a CDS encoding uncharacterized protein (COG:S;~EggNog:ENOG410PMJ2), coding for MAPSATAGRPAKRERRDIKSEPSTEEPVKEERLGSIGPSAADVSRFVKPEPVATKPDSGTQELSQEEPVKEERLGSIGPSDADVSPAVKPESVATKPDSGTQERTQEEPVKKERPGQTSREALWNIPPHDQHQTGNETDSREPASDRVEPWDSGVAGPLFVSRRAFSVGFGRLLDKVETTGPFFASESVESAINPGLEIQGIGPIGLPVTPDAAEAMLRACHRRPVPEHALLDGQTAESYELDDGQFLCRNPRWHRQVSLFAKKGIAKLGITEPDDVRVRPEKLIAFREGSFFMPETRPRNDSEYQEHVGTLAICLPSKHEGGDIMVSHSDQIEAIKTSTNSAFQLSYTIFSMLGLARGTPVTSGYRVVLTYSVVHRPSNKALLYRHLCADQLLDALTRWTMFAEHRTDCLRGQGLPPSAWFSRVTDCEQTLPPAVFYKLPKPDSDVDFAFNTLRPDDKVKVAELRRLCNASNCIILLAFVRYKITGIRDDGDHGSSHRVDYPNLSHPRVSELHFFQPNDLDGNLIFLRAESDESLSAYDLQADVPPISETRLPGPGPRCGSGPVGSVMGRQYAHPVALVVPKPFYGPLLLSTAKDGKLQNKMAVLKDLYHEYRACPENQRLRSQVSELCEIVAPPLGHIASDICRGITPIALGIGHSELAAKYVDSLGHRSGKLAEHIGKAIYTHGVQHMQPVLENLWKYSSTRLDGVFTLVEIRRTWDHSSGEQHTPDEANTWFSSTFNMLLTRAGPRTELREVDGEKLAFSLGLLPRSFLENSVVPFVRQNGHYNGFVLGFLTMLFEIIRTRDGPDHGSITRAYHSLLPTLLQHFSILNGPPDGQRHTTVVPSELIQPKNVVRLIKQMNIFNLDVTPLLSILERSITEFQGRHGLVMFFLKPLITSLSCYLRPGDSLNASPASTDSEDLNDEINDSPGSTDSKEAKFIVRILENYIQSYVGPPPPAPETWSKSVPGLLNCCADCDALRHFVEDAHVSEQDFRMGAQRRKHLQNKLPRSFITDTIRTGSPHALHIRKTVEWYTSHQHKWRSRAGEMRGNLQTLDILTPFTNAIGEDAYDGLMSLCEYPPSPVSGQGRPSTTIDSASNALNEIQPNRQSNAGSNGSSSSPASTVPQKREFTELD
- a CDS encoding uncharacterized protein (COG:S;~EggNog:ENOG410PJ1X;~InterPro:IPR036465,IPR044066,IPR001841), with the translated sequence MEKHDLLLIVDATASMTNYLAALNTSLPQIISISALTGCFSRVGVLAYRDYSSFGILLEFSEWLDLESGADPEKQPDIVAFARKLQARAGGDYPEAAKTALAQAYSSMRPDAKTLILFYTDAPPHTNAPGLHWKSNAQAEMNGLSVSFKYGGFGSLFLDWVSAAKTLRDGQNNAQVFALLAPHMARDDATYYNYLCEMTGGACIHLVDREPGTISKASVELLLAWMGVEKDNGDRHNPDFDAIGDWTSYVSTEGMHALKDEEDENTRRFFPVPYTRKTNVLDNIAEVRLTTDVIKQRLPKKSTPAQNPADRWAVDEAYRDVASQHLMRIMKEDIVAIAINPVFGSLWRAVCKDKTYDKREDLLDAFSKAVGEITDEKKKALMQEWLDESYNFISEIQAIIDNVPEAEKFPCVFLDPTVNFNKYQDENDTDAPIESLTRKELLEISRSCDPRILRRLGRILTRITYVKDAKDMPEHIAKSDTSQARCIPIALASEQYGNQFWTIMLHTINPGTQLTPRAAALLAALTIRLGIPFLADVAERELLSYNDKWNNIEVPETFASSCMGLLLDANSAHQNAHKDETACQTSLLNESDRMLFERLIAFKTLEHNLDAPLTARIPWKPNKDVVPMGAVVTCRSCQYPRSVTLMGPNSQCGVCLGALLSKSKSTDIGVSYADNAQSKMSWVECRVPSCRAQYVVYDVAGLINRPKCHYCRLKATGVSLTAPVVECNKCTNRIIWPEEYRPSTFDASQFVCTACESGRQTTEDFETSAKALSVENGMSWLAEDSDKPGESPFTNRSPFHIVSTMGTDGFMRRISLFPAQDVPLTQRGKQVRNTNHLISTLKHFVNRRKSARVHCSLCFDSFWPSALNPACGRRGCLQRICTTCSGSWYGGNDPGSIINPATLACPFCRRFPAPQTLAKYGKGIHTVKDLNMAIQNHGTWIYAWCVGCSTAKQFLERDCARGTPPTLQDWTCEECQEQAQLARVDTNTERDTAQIKKIKPCPTCGTMTEKIAGCGHITCPVEGCGTCWCYFCGEKVPENRIYDHMANDHGGIFEHGELGDYSGDEFDEFNDDDDGDDDVMAD
- a CDS encoding uncharacterized protein (COG:M;~EggNog:ENOG410Q1RA;~InterPro:IPR002110,IPR043145,IPR036770,IPR020683, IPR000433;~PFAM:PF13857,PF12796,PF00023,PF13637,PF13606, PF00569;~go_function: GO:0005515 - protein binding [Evidence IEA];~go_function: GO:0008270 - zinc ion binding [Evidence IEA]), translated to MENKLTLGELPAELILDIGYDLSTGHLNSLVRTAKRLNALLSPRLYRLGAEVAGRKSPLIWAVTNNRVSAARRLLEQGADPVSQARAPTTALHMAVKGLRLSILRMILRPGVKTSVLDGTDRTPLQYAAVHPKLGALEIMLDVAPAAYPDENGDWARALEMAVRKKRLRHARLLLETAAKNIERPAQKAPETIMLIPARAGDRAMIELLVQFGWDNWGGVGSTGSTPLHAAAEEDDEEIVKMLIEYGSDVNAVDANNATPLHMAARRRRFKIMKVLLEAGADVSLVDVSQDTALHLCSRGAEDSKPGPELLLDSGADIHARNDVGNTALHVAAEAGAHLSIVQLLIERGADIKAKSNNGKTPLFMAADRGSLPIVNLLLTCGAHINTERSGEWCPLAVATQEYHTHLIQPLVDAGFELNPVGRSPLMLAAENGYAEPMRELIRLGADVNHTVSETTHCSPIDLAISSDNLEAVRVLLEAGAPIDKPGYHGNSILHAAIRVNTTTEIVELLIQHRADVHGVEGFNRNALHTAVGSRNRSLIPVLATGGVPIDGPDANGNRPLHLAVEHRGLSCRVVEPLIEAGANVNARGAQGLTALHTAIKKACFKARKLLITAGADVGAEDILGRTPLHVAAARGHKPTFELILDAARQRSIPLTTQSAYGLTVVEEAAAAGNVNILDMLAGENLDITGSNPTHNGNHRGMPPLHMATIYDRDAAVKRLIGRGADPHVIDVYGRTAMDWAMLHQNNKLISQLHRHNFIYAPLTTEARTAVLKESIVGLARRVLDNVAAVFYRLGKCLQYMDNMPAAATVWSFGLAPVSCDQCDKALPLNGPRYVCSQCPEMDFCAGCYGPGDGLLLQGTHFDCAVGHGLLEVDLGEYMLPEQRGEAPDEGVLDQARRAWLEALIEQYSQ